The following proteins come from a genomic window of Malus domestica chromosome 02, GDT2T_hap1:
- the LOC108171647 gene encoding calcium/calmodulin-dependent serine/threonine-protein kinase-like produces the protein MQISMKNIRDFRQRRILWSGKASAESQAVAVTRTMWQPKHSKGCLHPQTFLLRPHTRGNDQKSFAAAAFQTWKQVSISNVLLTNEIMMMRKIVENVSPHQNVIDLPDEYEDKTGVHLVLELCSGGELCDRNRIVKQERYCEAGAAAVVRQTAQGLAALHSSNIVHRDLKPEMCLFLNNTNNSPLKIMDFRLSSVEEFTDPAVGLFGSLSPEALSQGLVTSKSDMWALSPGTHLLFPSRISKSNR, from the exons ATGCAGATAAGCATGAAAAATATCAGAGATTTTAGGCAAAGGAGGATTCTGTGGTCAGGAAAGGCATCAGCAGAAAGTCAGGCAGTAGCAGTGACAAGAACAATGTGGcaaccaaaacactcaaaaggcTGTCTGCACCCACAAACCTTCCTTCTCCGCCCCCACACCCGGGGCAATGACCAGAAAAGCTTTGCTGCTGCCGCTTTCCAAACATGGAAGCAGGTGTCCATATCAAATGTGCTGCTCACTAATGAAATCATGATGATGAGGAAGATTGTTGAGAATGTGTCACCGCACCAGAATGTGATTGACTTGCCCGATGAGTACGAGGATAAGACTGGGGTCCACCTTGTGCTGGAGCTCTGTTCAGGAGGGGAACTGTGTGATAGGAATAGGATTGTGAAGCAAGAAAGGTATTGTGAGGCTGGAGCTGCAGCTGTGGTGAGGCAGACTGCACAAGGCTTGGCAGCTCTTCACAGCTCGAATATTGTTCACCGGGACTTGAAGCCAGAAATGTGCCTCTTCTTGAACAACACCAACAATTCTCCGCTGAAGATTATGGATTTTAGGCTGAGTTCTGTGGAGGAGTTCACCGACCCTGCTGTGGGACTGTTTGGTTCCCTGTCACCAGAGGCTCTTTCTCAGGGACTGGTCACTTCTAAGAGCGACATGTGGGCTCTTTCTCCAG GTACCCACCTTTTATTTCCCAGTCGAATCAGCAAAAGCAACAGATGA